The following are encoded together in the Oncorhynchus nerka isolate Pitt River linkage group LG23, Oner_Uvic_2.0, whole genome shotgun sequence genome:
- the LOC115106942 gene encoding troponin T, cardiac muscle-like isoform X2, translated as MPNVAPPKLPEGDGKVDFDDLHRKRQEKDMAELTSLIESHFVQRKKDEDELISLVNRIEKRRTERAEQQRIRAEQEKERQARLAEEKERREQDEQRRKHDDDAKKKKALTTMTHTYGGIQQKQEGKKGAKKQTEREKKKKILADRRKALIIDHLNEDKLKEKANELWQWMMELEAEKFDLGEKLKKQKYDINQLLARVQDHQSAKGRGKAKAVRR; from the exons ATGCCAAATGTTGCCCCTCCAAAGCTACCAGAGGGAGATGGTAAAGTCGATTTTGAT GACCTGCATAGGAAGCGTCAAGAGAAGGACATGGCTGAGCTGACCTCTCTGATTGAGTCTCACTTTGTCCAGAGGAAGAAAGATGAAGATGAGCTCATCAGTCTCGTCAACAGGATC gagaaGCGTCGTACCgagagggcagagcagcagaggatTCGTGctgagcaagagaaagagagacaggcccGTCTAGCC gaagagaaagagaggagagagcaagatGAACAGCGTAGGAAGCACGATGATGACGCTAAGAAGAAGAAGGCCCTCACTACCATGACTCACACCTACGGTGGCATCCAACAGAAG CAAGAGGGCAAGAAGGGAGCCAAGAAGCagacggagagagaaaagaagaagaagattCTGGCTGACAGAAGGAAGGCTCTGATCATCGACCATCTCAACGAGGACAAACTCAA GGAGAAGGCCAATGAGCTGTGGCAGTGGATGATGGAGTTGGAGGCGGAGAAGTTTGACCTCGGCGAGAAACTGAAGAAGCAGAAATACGAC ATCAATCAGCTTCTGGCCCGTGTCCAGGACCACCAGAG TGCCAAGGGCAGAGGCAAGGCCAAGGCGGTCAGGAGGTAA
- the LOC115106942 gene encoding troponin T, cardiac muscle-like isoform X1: MPNVAPPKLPEGDGKVDFDDLHRKRQEKDMAELTSLIESHFVQRKKDEDELISLVNRIEKRRTERAEQQRIRAEQEKERQARLAEEKERREQDEQRRKHDDDAKKKKALTTMTHTYGGIQQKQEGKKGAKKQTEREKKKKILADRRKALIIDHLNEDKLKEKANELWQWMMELEAEKFDLGEKLKKQKYDMNVLQTRINEQQKFAKGRGKAKAVRR, encoded by the exons ATGCCAAATGTTGCCCCTCCAAAGCTACCAGAGGGAGATGGTAAAGTCGATTTTGAT GACCTGCATAGGAAGCGTCAAGAGAAGGACATGGCTGAGCTGACCTCTCTGATTGAGTCTCACTTTGTCCAGAGGAAGAAAGATGAAGATGAGCTCATCAGTCTCGTCAACAGGATC gagaaGCGTCGTACCgagagggcagagcagcagaggatTCGTGctgagcaagagaaagagagacaggcccGTCTAGCC gaagagaaagagaggagagagcaagatGAACAGCGTAGGAAGCACGATGATGACGCTAAGAAGAAGAAGGCCCTCACTACCATGACTCACACCTACGGTGGCATCCAACAGAAG CAAGAGGGCAAGAAGGGAGCCAAGAAGCagacggagagagaaaagaagaagaagattCTGGCTGACAGAAGGAAGGCTCTGATCATCGACCATCTCAACGAGGACAAACTCAA GGAGAAGGCCAATGAGCTGTGGCAGTGGATGATGGAGTTGGAGGCGGAGAAGTTTGACCTCGGCGAGAAACTGAAGAAGCAGAAATACGAC ATGAATGTTCTCCAGACCCGAATCAATGAGCAGCAGAAGTT TGCCAAGGGCAGAGGCAAGGCCAAGGCGGTCAGGAGGTAA